A window from Bombus pascuorum chromosome 12, iyBomPasc1.1, whole genome shotgun sequence encodes these proteins:
- the LOC132912884 gene encoding uncharacterized protein LOC132912884 — protein MREKSAECHAHAGHVRGTREMCSRDPSTLHSTLTKANGKNSNPQSTHHSETRIDNNLLPTPGGRLKFFKDGKFILELSHRRDGERTTWFPVPKKTFWPPASTTPNRQESSTSLSVSDDNSSVQSSPWQRDHCWKQANPRRRISTEFNFYYYRSPKNHLCAHPRLIARKRRRPLDPTSLLLVPESVTNYTKPIRKANGTSTGKVLNLIIDKLARLLDPNVVSPRKRILRELERVSLEDQASKRRATPQPVCTTTAPTPSPKQLSSYSITSILGEDKPSHEQGFLRNLLKPDDRQTVKYSSNNSYPRVRMDPYIGTTNAPLQHPLYGVPMLPPGPYRAPLWMHYPSPVHYPPPIPLYAPPPPHPPSPPVHHYKDYREQTLTPPSDMPLNLSKHAG, from the exons ATGCGCGAGAAGTCAGCAGAATGTCATGCTCACGCAGGTCACGTGAGGGGCACAAGAGAAATGTGCTCACGTGATCCTTCTACATTACACTCAACCCTTACCAAGGCAAATGGTAAAAATTCAAACCCCCAATCAACACATCATTCAGAAACACGCATCGATAATAATCTACTTCCAACTCCTGGTGgacgtttaaaattttttaaagacggCAAGTTTATCTTGGAACTATCCCATCGTAGGGATGGAGAAAGAACTACATGGTTTCCAGTTCCAAAGAAAACCTTTTGGCCACCAGCTAGCACAACTCCAAATAGACAAGAGAGTTCCACCTCTCTTAGTG tTTCTGATGATAATTCTTCGGTTCAGTCAAGTCCTTGGCAAAGAGATCATTGTTGGAAACAAGCAAACCCAAGACGTAGAATATCTACAGagtttaatttttactattatagAAGTCCGAAAAATCATTTGTGCGCGCATCCTCGTCTAATCGCAAGAAAGCGTAGACGTCCATTAGATCCTACTTCTTTGTTACTCGTTCCAGAATCAGtaacaaattatacaaaacCAATTCGCAAAGCAAATGGAACATCGACGGGAAAGGTTTTGAACCTAATTATCGACAAATTGGCCCGTCTCCTAGATCCGAATGTCGTTTCACCTCGTAAACGTATCTTGCGCGAATTAGAGAGAGTATCGTTAGAGGATCAAGCGTCGAAAAGGCGCGCAACACCACAGCCGGTTTGTACAACAACGGCTCCTACTCCGTCACCAAAACAATTATCTTCATATAGTATAACAAGTATTTTGGGAGAAGATAAACCAAGTCACGAGCAAGGTTTTTTgaggaatttattaaaaccaGATGATAGACAAACTGTGAAATACTCATCAAATAATTCATATCCAAGAGTACGAATGGATCCATACATTGGTACAACTAATGCACCTCTTCAGCACCCACTTTATGGTGTACCAATGTTACCTCCTGGACCATATAGAGCTCCCTTATGGATGCATTATCCATCACCCGTCCATTACCCACCTCCTATCCCATTATACGCACCGCCACCACCTCATCCACCATCTCCTCCAGTTCATCATTACAAAGACTACAGGGAACAGACTCTTACACCTCCTTCGg ATATGCCTCTAAATCTGTCGAAGCATGCGGGTTGA
- the LOC132912887 gene encoding uncharacterized protein LOC132912887 isoform X1 yields the protein MKLLEEYQELIERDSVEISCLWKYLQMFLYLLCAISGYASSVLFYTLWEQIFGGNCPLWAKAILLKEDIELDDIHGVCKINSDWWKYIYIDYQYENKCAVYLITSFSSCIFGIVWFTLFLMCGKGGYDVTIYPGPWRIVFPAIYFNLVFTIISIYTHYNLQQGYKTLSENIKNISSEIYDMCQIVVDVSDCEIIKICMNIHNFYTHNLNYMCNIILYLQVPSVVMMCSWIGGLVILISRIIMINDFRILRIKIYELKEE from the exons ATGAAACTTTTAGAAGAATATCAAGAACTTATTGAACGTGATTCGGTTGAAATTTCTTgtttatggaaatatttacaaatgtttTTGTACTTACTGTGCGCGATTAGTGGATATGCGTCTAGCGTTTTGTTCTACACATTATgg GAACAAATTTTCGGAGGTAACTGCCCATTGTGGGCAAAAGCTATTCTGTTGAAAGAAGATATAGAATTAGATGATATTCATGGtgtatgtaaaattaattcagaCTGGTggaagtatatttatattgattatcagtatgaaaataaatgtgCTGTGTATTTAATAACAAGCTTCTCATCTTGTATATTTGGAATCGTTTGGTTTACTCTATTCCTTATGTGTGGGAAAGGAGGATATGATGTAACAAT ataTCCAGGTCCATGGAGAATTGTATTTCCTGCAATATACTTTAATCTTGTATTTACTATTATATCcatatatacacattataatttacaacaaggatataaaacattaagtgaaaatataaaaaatatctcttctGAAATATATGATATGTGCCAAATAGTTGTGGATGTAAG TGATTGTGAAATCATAAAGATATGCATGAATATACATAACTTTTACACACATAATCTTaattatatgtgtaatataatcTTATATCTTCAG GTCCCTTCAGTTGTAATGATGTGCAGTTGGATAGGAGGGCtggtaatattaatttccagAATAATTATGATCAATGACTTTAGAATTTTaaggattaaaatttatgaattaaaggaagaataa
- the LOC132912887 gene encoding uncharacterized protein LOC132912887 isoform X2: protein MKLLEEYQELIERDSVEISCLWKYLQMFLYLLCAISGYASSVLFYTLWEQIFGGNCPLWAKAILLKEDIELDDIHGVCKINSDWWKYIYIDYQYENKCAVYLITSFSSCIFGIVWFTLFLMCGKGGYDVTIYPGPWRIVFPAIYFNLVFTIISIYTHYNLQQGYKTLSENIKNISSEIYDMCQIVVD, encoded by the exons ATGAAACTTTTAGAAGAATATCAAGAACTTATTGAACGTGATTCGGTTGAAATTTCTTgtttatggaaatatttacaaatgtttTTGTACTTACTGTGCGCGATTAGTGGATATGCGTCTAGCGTTTTGTTCTACACATTATgg GAACAAATTTTCGGAGGTAACTGCCCATTGTGGGCAAAAGCTATTCTGTTGAAAGAAGATATAGAATTAGATGATATTCATGGtgtatgtaaaattaattcagaCTGGTggaagtatatttatattgattatcagtatgaaaataaatgtgCTGTGTATTTAATAACAAGCTTCTCATCTTGTATATTTGGAATCGTTTGGTTTACTCTATTCCTTATGTGTGGGAAAGGAGGATATGATGTAACAAT ataTCCAGGTCCATGGAGAATTGTATTTCCTGCAATATACTTTAATCTTGTATTTACTATTATATCcatatatacacattataatttacaacaaggatataaaacattaagtgaaaatataaaaaatatctcttctGAAATATATGATATGTGCCAAATAGTTGTGGAT TGA
- the LOC132912888 gene encoding MAD2L1-binding protein, with product MNINVMLDEHLTSHSCVKLVIELLKYILYQKQQIPFTYDSLSKLQMKSTDRNSSAIKTLLNSLKSTSEQLNSQFHLKGCKIKEIAILIGATIISPRLHIRIEFPSDILSSQEHFECKHASRKPLLSLMRSMLECPAFQDALTLPLHPTNTFVLIQKSDSNSVSEFFLPKPLYIPSERNSNYFVIKLQHKDQVKIDCNCINVVKVYNEVSESNTNIDKDIEFLNNSNVSITHVPYQWYQSKEVIKGFKFIR from the exons atgaatattaacgTAATGTTGGATGAACATTTGACAAGTCATAGTTGTGTGAAACTCGTAATTGAACTcctgaaatatattttatatcagaaACAGCAAATACCCTTTACATACGATTCACTATCTAAGTTACAAATGAAATCAACGGACAGAAATTCGTCTGctataaaaacattattgaATTCTCTGAAAAGCACCTCAGAACAGTTAAATTCGCAGTTTCATCTAAAAGGCTGCAAAATCAAGGAAATTGCTATACTTATTGGTGCTACAATAATATCACCAAGATTACACATCCGAATTGAATTTCCATCTGATATTCTTAGTAGCCAAGAACACTTTGAATGTAAACATGCATCTAGGAAGCCACTGTTAAGTTTAATGAG gTCAATGTTGGAATGTCCAGCATTTCAAGATGCATTGACTTTACCATTGCATCCTACAAACACCTTTGTGCTAATACAAAAGAGTGATAGTAATTCAGTGTCAGAGTTCTTTTTACCTAAACCGTTATATATACCTTCCGAACGTAActcaaattattttgtaattaaactACAACACAAGGATCAAGTAAAAATAGACTGTAATTGCATAAATGTAGTAAAAGTTTATAACGAAGTGTCTGAGTCCAATACTAACATAGACAAAgacattgaatttttaaataattctaatgtGAGTATCACACATGTTCCCTATCAATGGTATCAATCTAAAGAAGTGATTAAAGGGTTTAAGTTTATAAGATGA
- the LOC132912921 gene encoding eukaryotic initiation factor 4A-III, with the protein MAEVKSRRVAQTEDLSNVEFETSEDVEVIPTFDNMGLRDELLRGIYAYGFEKPSAIQQRSIKPIMKGRDVIAQAQSGTGKTATFSIAILQSLDTQVRETQVLVLSPTRELATQIQKVILALGDFMNVQCHACIGGTNLGEDIRKLDYGQHVVSGTPGRVFDMIKRRVLRTRAIKMLVLDESDEMLNKGFKEQIYDVYRYLPPATQVVLVSATLPHEILEMTSKFMTDPIRILVKRDELTLEGIKQFFVAVEREEWKFDTLCDLYDTLTITQAVIFCNTKRKVDWLTEKMREANFTVCSMHGDMPQKERDNIMKEFRSGQSRVLITTDVWARGIDVQQVSLVINYDLPNNRELYIHRIGRSGRFGRKGVSINFVKTDDIRILRDIEQYYSTQIDEMPMNVADLI; encoded by the exons ATGGCGGAAGTAAAATCACGTCGCGTCGCACAAACAGAAGATCTATCAAACGTTGAGTTTGAAACAAGCGAGGATGTGGAGGTTATTCCAACGTTCGATAATATGGGACTTAGAGATGAGTTATTACGTGGAATCTACGCTTACG gtTTCGAAAAGCCGTCCGCGATTCAACAGCGGTCTATTAAACCGATAATGAAAGGACGAGACGTAATTGCACAAGCCCAGTCTGGTACAGGAAAAACAGCAACATTTTCAATTGCTATATTACAGTCATTGGACACACAAGTTAGAGAAACACAAGTATTAGTGTTGTCACCTACAAGAGAATTAGCAACTCAGATACAGAAAGTTATTCTGGCTTTGGGGGATTTTATGAATGTTCAATGTCATGCTTGTATAGGTGGTACAAATCTTGGAGAAGATATCAGAAAATTAGATTATGGACAGCATGTTGTATCAGGCACACCTGGCAGAGTATTTG atatgATAAAAAGGAGAGTTCTTAGAACTAGAGCCATAAAAATGTTAGTTCTTGATGAATCTgatgaaatgttaaataagGGTTTCAAAGAACAGATTTATGACGTATATAGATATTTGCCACCTGCAACTCAAGTTGTGTTGGTATCCGCAACATTGCCACATGAAATTCTTGAAATGACCAGTAAATTTATGACAGATCCTATTCGTATTCTTGTAAAACG tgATGAACTGACACTAGAGGGGATAAAACAGTTCTTCGTCGCTGTTGAAAGAGAAGAATGGAAATTTGACACACTATGTGATTTATATGATACACTGACAATAACACAAGCAGTAATCTTTTGTAATACTAAACGTAAAGTAGATTGGTTAACTGAAAAGATGAGGGAGGCTAATTTCACAGTTTGCTCCATGCATGGTGATATGCCACAGAAGGAAAGAGATAACATAATGAAAGAATTTCGATCTGGTCAaag tcGTGTTTTGATTACTACTGATGTGTGGGCACGAGGAATAGACGTTCAGCAGGTATCTCTTGTGATCAATTATGATTTGCCCAACAATCGTGAGTTGTATATTCATAGAATAGGAAGATCAGGACGTTTCGGAAGAAAAGGTGTTTCCATCAATTTCGTAAAAACCGACGACATAAGGATTCTTCGAGATATTGAACAATATTATTCAACACAAATTGATGAGATGCCTATGAATGTAGCAGACTTAATATAA
- the LOC132912917 gene encoding FERM domain-containing protein 8 isoform X2 — METQEDCTIRRGQPIRRYQNDYKPDGHTSTSMIVNQSQYLNVGRSTVRIAVYLMTGIFLSMDVEHSSTAHQILAMIQSEGELGLTRTPLFTSQTVFALWLCSSRLEVQLHPNHKPLELAAKWNRLVKKYSSQREETDEEPLLCLRRNVFLSRLDEEQIKEAKVLELLYAEARNNVLQGRYPCEGQARYASLGALQARIELGPYNPQSHTLAFFRRHRGRFLPHHYTSPSLLLGLGVGLGLVGGKGAPEARLLEQYKRIPNHTGTNTNSRKLVRKYLEFCWSLPCYGAAFFQGQIERPVRGLASWITNRDMHVLIAINSSGVYIVDDIQCSLLLGLRYSELSWEMAKPSDESNLDCLPCLFLQFPVRENGTRVYKILQVFSRQLNLFYY; from the exons ATGGAAACTCAAGAAGATTGCACAATTAGGCGAGGACAACCTATTCGTCGCTACCAAAATGATTACAAACCTGATGGACATACTTCAACTT CAATGATAGTGAATCAATCCCAATATTTAAATGTTGGAAGGTCTACTGTGAGAATAGCTGTATATTTAATGACtggaatttttctatcaatgGATGTTGAACATAGTTCCACTGCACATCAAATTCTTGCAATGATCCAATCTGAAGGAGAACTAGGATTAACAAGAACACCTTTATTCACTAGCCAAACAGTCTTTGCTTTGTGGCTTTGCTCTTCAAGACTAGAAGTCCAATTGCATCCGAATCATAAGCCTTTAGAGTTGGCTGCAAAATGGAATCGcttagtaaaaaaatatagttctCAGAGGGAAGAAACAGACGAAGAACCTTTGCTGTGTCTAAGACGAAATGTATTCCTTTCTCGGTTGGACGAGGAGCAAATAAAGGAAGCTAAAGTATTAGAGCTATTATATGCAGAAGCCAGAAACAACGTATTACAAG gACGTTATCCATGCGAGGGACAGGCGCGATATGCAAGTTTGGGAGCTTTGCAGGCACGAATTGAACTTGGCCCATATAATCCTCAAAGTCATACATTGGCATTTTTCAGAAGACATCGTGGTCGATTCTTGCCTCATCATTACACTTCTCCTAGTCTGTTATTAGGTCTCGGTGTGGGATTAGGATTAGTAGGAGGGAAAGGGGCACCGGAGGCTCGGCTACTTGAACAGTACAAACGAATACCAAATCACACAGGAACTAATACGAATTCGAGGAAACTTGTCAGAAAGTACTTAGAGTTTTGTTGGAGCTTGCCATGTTATGGCGCAGCTTTTTTTCAAGGGCAAATCGAACGTCCTGTGAGAGGGCTTGCATCATGGATTACAAATCGTGATATGCATGTACTCATTGCTATTAATTCATCGGGTGTATATATCGTGGATGACATTCAATGC AGTTTATTATTGGGTCTAAGGTATTCAGAGTTGAGCTGGGAAATGGCGAAACCTTCTGATGAAAGTAATCTGGATTGTCTGCCATGTTTATTTCTACAGTTTCCTGTACGGGAGAATGGGACACgagtttataaaattctacaagTATTCTCGAGACAA ttgaatttattttattattag
- the LOC132912917 gene encoding FERM domain-containing protein 8 isoform X1: METQEDCTIRRGQPIRRYQNDYKPDGHTSTSMIVNQSQYLNVGRSTVRIAVYLMTGIFLSMDVEHSSTAHQILAMIQSEGELGLTRTPLFTSQTVFALWLCSSRLEVQLHPNHKPLELAAKWNRLVKKYSSQREETDEEPLLCLRRNVFLSRLDEEQIKEAKVLELLYAEARNNVLQGRYPCEGQARYASLGALQARIELGPYNPQSHTLAFFRRHRGRFLPHHYTSPSLLLGLGVGLGLVGGKGAPEARLLEQYKRIPNHTGTNTNSRKLVRKYLEFCWSLPCYGAAFFQGQIERPVRGLASWITNRDMHVLIAINSSGVYIVDDIQCSLLLGLRYSELSWEMAKPSDESNLDCLPCLFLQFPVRENGTRVYKILQVFSRQAIMMDTLISGFAEEHRRHGTNGDIGNTDRLTDHAVGSNIGSFTNKLSKFTLATFDDEGRCIGQMGSWSFQ; encoded by the exons ATGGAAACTCAAGAAGATTGCACAATTAGGCGAGGACAACCTATTCGTCGCTACCAAAATGATTACAAACCTGATGGACATACTTCAACTT CAATGATAGTGAATCAATCCCAATATTTAAATGTTGGAAGGTCTACTGTGAGAATAGCTGTATATTTAATGACtggaatttttctatcaatgGATGTTGAACATAGTTCCACTGCACATCAAATTCTTGCAATGATCCAATCTGAAGGAGAACTAGGATTAACAAGAACACCTTTATTCACTAGCCAAACAGTCTTTGCTTTGTGGCTTTGCTCTTCAAGACTAGAAGTCCAATTGCATCCGAATCATAAGCCTTTAGAGTTGGCTGCAAAATGGAATCGcttagtaaaaaaatatagttctCAGAGGGAAGAAACAGACGAAGAACCTTTGCTGTGTCTAAGACGAAATGTATTCCTTTCTCGGTTGGACGAGGAGCAAATAAAGGAAGCTAAAGTATTAGAGCTATTATATGCAGAAGCCAGAAACAACGTATTACAAG gACGTTATCCATGCGAGGGACAGGCGCGATATGCAAGTTTGGGAGCTTTGCAGGCACGAATTGAACTTGGCCCATATAATCCTCAAAGTCATACATTGGCATTTTTCAGAAGACATCGTGGTCGATTCTTGCCTCATCATTACACTTCTCCTAGTCTGTTATTAGGTCTCGGTGTGGGATTAGGATTAGTAGGAGGGAAAGGGGCACCGGAGGCTCGGCTACTTGAACAGTACAAACGAATACCAAATCACACAGGAACTAATACGAATTCGAGGAAACTTGTCAGAAAGTACTTAGAGTTTTGTTGGAGCTTGCCATGTTATGGCGCAGCTTTTTTTCAAGGGCAAATCGAACGTCCTGTGAGAGGGCTTGCATCATGGATTACAAATCGTGATATGCATGTACTCATTGCTATTAATTCATCGGGTGTATATATCGTGGATGACATTCAATGC AGTTTATTATTGGGTCTAAGGTATTCAGAGTTGAGCTGGGAAATGGCGAAACCTTCTGATGAAAGTAATCTGGATTGTCTGCCATGTTTATTTCTACAGTTTCCTGTACGGGAGAATGGGACACgagtttataaaattctacaagTATTCTCGAGACAA gcAATAATGATGGACACATTAATTTCTGGCTTCGCCGAGGAACATCGTCGTCATGGAACTAACGGTGATATTGGGAATACTGACCGTTTAACGGATCATGCAGTAGGTTCTAATATCGGAAGCTTTACCAATAAACTTAGTAAATTTACATTGGCAACCTTCGACGACGAAG gcCGATGTATTGGACAAATGGGTTCTTGGTCATTTCAATAA